In the Clostridium sporogenes genome, one interval contains:
- the spoVB gene encoding stage V sporulation protein B encodes MLTRRSTFFKESLTLIVSNLATGICAFTFSILISNKLGAEGMGLYGLIMPIYDLFICLINGGITAAISRNCAIYFGKNDFGNLHKTVEATLTFITIWAIIVVCFVFINSTYISTHIIKDSRSLKALRVVCPAMIFIALSAILKGYFYSISTSKVPATIDIIEKGLRIVVFSIIIYYFNISSVTGTVTAAYTTLTVGELASLIFLYFFYVKNKLKYKFNYNKSEDGLQLLFNVLIVSLPLCLNSFLTTALYTLSALIIPRRLVLCGINYKEALSLIGKFSNMALSIPLFPSIILTSICTILIPDLSESMSKGNYFAMENRIEKIIKVSLILSLSTLSICAAIPNELGFMFFSRKDLGNYIRFLSFSTPFVYVSIISYAILNGIGKQKILLRNSIIVAIEDLIFLYLLTGLSFINIYGYGITLIITSLTSIVLNFAEIKKHCFIKIDPHEKLIYILCTVLVYLILNLLNNIIWIQNIYIRNIFIILSGFFLMFILINATNKKH; translated from the coding sequence ATGCTTACAAGAAGAAGTACTTTTTTTAAAGAGTCCCTTACATTAATAGTTTCTAATTTAGCAACCGGGATCTGTGCTTTTACTTTTTCTATACTTATTTCTAATAAACTTGGTGCCGAGGGTATGGGACTTTATGGATTAATTATGCCTATTTATGATTTATTCATTTGTCTTATAAATGGTGGTATAACTGCAGCTATATCTAGAAATTGTGCTATTTATTTCGGTAAGAATGATTTTGGTAACTTACATAAAACTGTAGAAGCTACACTAACTTTTATTACTATATGGGCAATAATTGTGGTATGTTTTGTTTTTATTAATTCCACTTATATAAGCACTCATATAATAAAGGATAGTAGATCTCTTAAAGCTTTAAGAGTTGTGTGTCCTGCCATGATTTTTATTGCTTTATCAGCTATACTAAAAGGATATTTTTACTCTATATCAACTTCCAAAGTCCCTGCCACTATAGATATAATAGAAAAAGGACTTAGAATTGTTGTATTTTCTATTATAATTTATTACTTTAATATTTCTTCAGTAACTGGAACTGTAACCGCCGCTTATACAACCCTTACTGTGGGAGAATTAGCGAGTTTAATTTTTTTATATTTTTTCTATGTAAAAAATAAGTTAAAATACAAATTCAATTACAATAAATCTGAGGATGGACTACAGCTTCTTTTTAATGTACTTATAGTATCATTACCATTATGCCTAAATAGTTTCTTAACCACAGCTTTATATACATTATCTGCTCTTATAATACCTAGAAGATTAGTACTATGTGGCATTAATTATAAAGAAGCTTTATCATTGATAGGAAAATTCTCAAATATGGCTTTGTCTATTCCCCTATTTCCTTCAATAATATTGACATCTATTTGTACTATATTAATACCTGATTTATCTGAAAGTATGAGCAAAGGTAACTATTTTGCTATGGAAAACAGAATAGAGAAAATTATAAAAGTTTCTTTAATATTAAGTTTAAGCACTTTATCTATTTGTGCTGCTATACCTAATGAATTAGGATTTATGTTTTTTAGTAGAAAGGACTTAGGAAATTATATAAGATTTTTATCCTTTTCTACTCCCTTTGTATATGTTTCTATTATAAGCTACGCTATATTAAATGGTATAGGAAAGCAAAAAATACTTTTAAGGAATTCAATAATTGTAGCTATAGAAGATTTGATATTTCTATATCTGTTAACAGGATTATCTTTTATAAATATATATGGTTATGGAATAACCTTAATAATAACTTCATTAACATCTATAGTACTAAACTTTGCAGAAATAAAAAAACATTGTTTTATAAAGATAGATCCTCATGAGAAATTAATATATATTTTATGTACTGTTTTAGTATATCTTATATTAAATTTATTAAATAATATAATATGGATACAAAATATTTATATAAGAAACATTTTCATAATACTTTCTGGATTCTTCTTAATGTTTATACTTATAAATGCTACAAATAAAAAACATTAG
- a CDS encoding amidohydrolase: MREINFLNKALEIKDEVIKLRRDFHQHPELDYDLFKTSEKVKEFLKKENIEYYDTASTGVCAIIRGKGSKTVAIRGDMDALPLQEKNVCDYSSKVEGKMHACGHDAHTAILLGAAKVLNSIKDKLNGNIKLLFEPAEETTGGARIMIKEGVLKEPEVDAIIGLHMEEKIETGKIGLRRGVVNAASNPFTIKIKGKGSHGARPNNSVDPIIIASSVIVALQNIVSRELPPTDPGVLTIGTIHGGTAQNIIPEEVTLSGIIRVMKTEHREYVKRRLVEIVKGICKAMRGECEIDIEESYPCLYNNDEMLNSFINSAKGIMGEDNIEMLEAPSMGVESFAYFSMEKPSVFYYLGCRNEEKGIIHPAHSSLFDVDEDSLPLGVALHCRAAFDILNS; the protein is encoded by the coding sequence ATGAGAGAAATAAATTTTTTAAATAAAGCTTTAGAGATAAAAGATGAAGTTATAAAATTAAGAAGAGATTTTCATCAGCATCCAGAATTAGATTATGATCTTTTTAAAACTAGTGAAAAGGTAAAAGAATTTTTGAAAAAAGAAAATATAGAATATTATGACACAGCAAGTACAGGAGTTTGTGCCATAATAAGAGGAAAAGGATCTAAAACCGTAGCTATAAGAGGTGACATGGATGCTCTTCCACTTCAAGAAAAAAATGTTTGCGATTATTCATCAAAAGTAGAAGGAAAGATGCATGCATGTGGTCATGATGCGCATACTGCTATACTTTTAGGTGCTGCCAAAGTTTTAAATTCTATAAAGGATAAATTAAATGGGAATATAAAATTATTATTTGAACCTGCAGAAGAAACCACTGGTGGAGCTAGAATTATGATAAAAGAAGGGGTTCTTAAAGAACCGGAAGTAGATGCTATTATAGGACTTCATATGGAAGAAAAAATAGAAACAGGAAAAATAGGTTTAAGAAGAGGTGTAGTAAATGCGGCTTCAAATCCATTTACTATAAAAATAAAAGGTAAGGGTTCTCATGGAGCCAGACCGAATAACTCTGTGGATCCCATAATTATAGCTAGTAGTGTAATAGTTGCTCTTCAAAACATAGTAAGTAGAGAATTACCTCCTACAGATCCAGGAGTATTAACTATAGGAACTATACATGGTGGAACAGCTCAAAATATAATACCAGAAGAGGTTACATTATCTGGTATTATAAGAGTTATGAAAACTGAGCATAGAGAATATGTAAAAAGAAGATTAGTAGAAATAGTAAAAGGTATATGTAAGGCTATGAGGGGAGAATGTGAAATAGATATAGAGGAAAGCTACCCTTGTCTTTATAATAATGATGAAATGCTAAACAGTTTTATAAATTCTGCAAAGGGTATAATGGGAGAAGACAACATAGAAATGTTAGAAGCGCCAAGTATGGGAGTTGAGAGCTTTGCTTATTTTTCTATGGAAAAGCCTTCAGTATTTTATTATTTAGGTTGTAGAAATGAAGAAAAAGGTATAATACATCCTGCACATAGCAGTTTATTTGATGTGGATGAGGATTCCTTACCATTAGGAGTAGCGCTTCATTGTAGGGCTGCCTTTGATATTCTAAATTCATAA
- a CDS encoding metal-iron-binding protein, whose translation MQRLFCNICGIEINERNYNLNKEAFLSENTIDSIKFCPICGAPIKYLSKERFVYKLEEKELNGEVFKILDHAVKLEVFNGDFYKKASELAKNKKASKLFKALANIEYGHAMVHKNLARIKEMPKLTEINYDKYDNDNILLKMAEKREEHAINYYNKYGKDINLKTLNIIFEVLKNVEIDHIHIINEK comes from the coding sequence ATGCAAAGATTATTTTGCAATATTTGTGGTATAGAAATAAATGAAAGAAATTATAATTTAAATAAAGAAGCTTTTTTAAGTGAAAATACTATTGATTCCATAAAATTTTGTCCTATATGTGGAGCGCCTATAAAATATTTAAGCAAGGAAAGGTTTGTTTATAAATTAGAAGAGAAAGAATTAAATGGAGAAGTATTTAAAATATTAGATCATGCTGTAAAATTAGAAGTATTTAATGGAGATTTTTATAAAAAGGCTTCAGAATTAGCTAAGAATAAAAAGGCATCAAAATTATTTAAGGCTTTGGCTAATATAGAATATGGTCATGCTATGGTTCACAAAAATTTGGCTAGAATAAAAGAGATGCCTAAACTTACTGAAATAAATTATGATAAGTATGATAATGATAATATATTATTAAAAATGGCTGAAAAAAGAGAAGAACATGCTATTAATTATTACAATAAGTATGGTAAAGATATTAATTTAAAAACTTTAAATATAATTTTTGAAGTTTTGAAAAATGTTGAGATAGATCATATACATATAATAAATGAAAAATAG
- a CDS encoding polysaccharide biosynthesis protein — MKKQSVTKGFAILSIAGMMAKVFSLIYIPVLINILTDQGYGIYSAAYQIFSFIFVLTNSGIPVAISKLVSELIATENYKDALKSFRLARYMLLFLGFIMALFTIGASGFLSKRIGYPKAQLSVLALAPSILFTSVASAYRGYFQGMGNMTPTAISQVLEQLVNIIFSLVFAAMFIKYGLEAGCAGGTIGTSLGALVSALFLIYCHRKNGAIKVKDKDSIKNEKYSVAYLMKKIIHYGLPITLCVGMNSAGVLVDVSNTKARLMVAGFNEVNATVLYGYLAKYQQLINVPIAIISSLSMAVLPVIAGAAAKGDKKQVKNNINYAFRSCFLIAIPAAVGLGSLADPIYKMLHIGGGVEIMSYGVIVLVLMAVAQIQTTILQSIGKLYAATLYSLIGICFKILTNYILIANPSINVMGAIYGSAVGFLIPIILNHRMIKKSLRVKFSLILPAIRPFIAGSIMGFIILPFHSIINNALVGLIKKVYISNAIATMVAIILGIFVYVYSLILIGGIRKKDLDRMPSKLIKFIPKFIRKRIK, encoded by the coding sequence ATGAAAAAGCAATCGGTAACTAAAGGATTTGCCATATTATCCATAGCTGGGATGATGGCAAAGGTTTTTTCTTTAATTTACATACCAGTATTAATAAATATACTTACAGATCAAGGGTATGGTATTTACTCAGCTGCTTATCAGATTTTTTCATTTATATTTGTTTTGACTAATTCTGGTATACCTGTAGCCATATCTAAGCTTGTATCAGAGCTTATAGCAACAGAGAACTATAAAGATGCTTTAAAGTCTTTTAGACTTGCCAGATATATGCTGTTGTTTTTAGGATTTATAATGGCACTGTTTACTATTGGTGCATCTGGTTTCCTATCTAAGCGTATAGGATACCCCAAAGCTCAATTATCAGTATTGGCCTTAGCACCATCTATTTTATTTACCTCTGTTGCTTCTGCTTATAGAGGATATTTTCAAGGTATGGGTAATATGACGCCTACTGCTATATCTCAAGTTTTAGAACAGCTTGTAAATATAATATTTTCTTTAGTGTTTGCAGCAATGTTTATAAAATATGGATTAGAAGCAGGCTGTGCAGGAGGTACTATTGGAACATCATTAGGAGCTTTAGTTTCAGCTTTATTTTTGATATATTGTCATAGAAAAAATGGGGCAATAAAAGTAAAAGATAAAGACAGCATAAAAAATGAGAAATATAGTGTAGCTTATTTGATGAAAAAAATTATACATTATGGATTACCTATAACATTATGTGTAGGTATGAATTCAGCAGGAGTTTTGGTAGATGTATCTAATACTAAGGCCAGACTTATGGTGGCTGGATTTAATGAAGTTAATGCCACTGTGCTTTATGGTTATTTAGCTAAGTATCAACAACTTATAAATGTGCCTATAGCCATAATAAGTTCACTTTCTATGGCAGTTCTTCCTGTAATAGCAGGAGCTGCTGCAAAAGGGGATAAAAAACAGGTTAAAAATAATATAAATTATGCTTTTAGATCATGTTTTTTAATAGCTATACCAGCTGCTGTAGGTCTAGGATCTTTAGCAGATCCTATATATAAAATGTTACATATAGGTGGTGGTGTAGAAATAATGAGTTATGGTGTCATAGTTTTAGTATTAATGGCTGTAGCTCAAATACAAACTACTATACTTCAGAGTATAGGGAAGCTTTATGCTGCTACTTTGTATTCATTAATTGGTATATGTTTTAAAATATTAACAAATTATATATTAATAGCGAATCCAAGTATAAATGTAATGGGAGCTATATATGGTAGTGCTGTTGGATTTTTAATACCTATTATATTAAATCATAGGATGATTAAAAAGTCTTTAAGGGTTAAATTTAGCCTTATACTTCCTGCCATAAGACCTTTTATAGCAGGAAGTATAATGGGATTTATAATATTACCTTTTCATAGTATAATCAATAATGCTTTAGTAGGTTTAATTAAAAAAGTTTATATATCTAATGCTATTGCTACTATGGTGGCTATAATATTAGGAATATTTGTATATGTTTATTCATTGATATTAATAGGTGGGATAAGAAAGAAGGACTTGGATAGGATGCCTTCTAAATTGATAAAATTCATACCTAAATTTATTAGAAAAAGAATAAAATAA
- a CDS encoding RluA family pseudouridine synthase, whose translation MKIVIGANEAGQRLDKFCRKWLKDVPLSAIYKAIRKGEIKVNGKKSKEKNFLEEGDTVESFNVKSKGEKKKFVRIDNNLKITYEDENMVLVEKWPGVLVHSDKKEGEPTLTDYVLSYLYDKGDYTPELEVTFTPAPCNRLDRNTSGIVIFGKNYESLKNLNEMIRDRKIEKYYSSLVKGRIKDGTYEAYISKNEDSNISKVYNEPKPNTKKIAMKVKTVQTCGSFSFIEIELLTGRSHQLRAHLSYLGNPIIGDSKYGDKKLNSFFHNKYGLSYQYLYSYKLIFREAIGNLEYIKNKTIAETLPPIFKKIKKDVFKF comes from the coding sequence ATGAAAATAGTAATAGGAGCAAATGAAGCGGGACAAAGGTTGGATAAGTTTTGCAGAAAATGGTTAAAGGATGTACCTTTAAGTGCTATATATAAAGCTATAAGAAAAGGTGAAATAAAGGTTAACGGTAAAAAATCTAAGGAAAAGAATTTCTTAGAAGAAGGAGATACAGTAGAGTCATTCAATGTGAAATCTAAAGGAGAAAAAAAGAAGTTTGTTAGAATAGATAATAATCTTAAGATTACATATGAAGATGAAAATATGGTATTAGTAGAAAAGTGGCCAGGAGTTTTAGTGCATTCCGATAAGAAAGAAGGGGAGCCTACTTTAACGGATTATGTACTGTCTTATCTTTATGATAAAGGGGATTACACTCCAGAATTAGAAGTTACTTTTACACCAGCACCTTGTAATAGATTAGATAGAAATACATCTGGAATAGTTATATTCGGTAAAAACTATGAATCACTAAAAAATTTAAATGAAATGATAAGGGATAGAAAAATAGAAAAATATTATTCTTCTTTAGTAAAAGGTAGAATTAAAGATGGAACTTATGAGGCTTATATATCTAAAAATGAGGATTCAAATATATCTAAAGTATATAACGAGCCAAAGCCTAATACTAAAAAAATAGCTATGAAGGTTAAAACCGTTCAAACCTGTGGTTCATTTTCATTTATAGAAATAGAACTTTTAACAGGAAGAAGCCATCAACTTAGAGCTCATTTAAGCTATTTAGGAAATCCTATAATTGGGGATTCTAAATATGGAGATAAAAAGTTAAATAGCTTTTTCCACAATAAGTATGGTTTAAGTTATCAGTATTTATATTCTTATAAACTTATATTTAGAGAAGCTATAGGAAATTTAGAATATATAAAAAATAAAACCATAGCAGAAACTTTACCACCGATTTTTAAGAAAATAAAAAAAGATGTGTTTAAGTTTTAA